In the Aromatoleum bremense genome, one interval contains:
- the cobI gene encoding precorrin-2 C(20)-methyltransferase, protein MSKSFGRLIGVSLGPGDPGLITRRGWEALNSDARWTYPVKKAGEVSYALDIALRAGLALPVDAVALVFPMTTKAELLARAWLQAADETVRLLAEGCDVLFLVEGDASTYSTFGHLARAVRELQPGIEVEVIAGVSSYCASAARIGRPIAEADETLAVFPASYGVEVIDRMLDEFDSLVLLKVKPMLEGVLDLLEARGIAPHAVYVEKVGTPDERVVADVLSLRGATIPYLSLMLVKNPGRAKRPTQRGCRSKAVASAEAA, encoded by the coding sequence ATGAGCAAATCATTCGGCCGCCTGATCGGCGTCTCCCTCGGCCCCGGCGACCCCGGCCTGATCACGCGGCGCGGCTGGGAGGCACTCAACAGCGATGCGCGCTGGACCTACCCGGTGAAAAAGGCGGGCGAGGTCTCCTACGCGCTCGACATCGCGCTGCGCGCCGGCCTGGCGCTGCCGGTCGACGCGGTGGCGCTGGTCTTCCCGATGACGACCAAGGCCGAGCTGCTGGCGCGCGCCTGGCTGCAGGCCGCCGACGAGACCGTGCGCCTGCTCGCCGAAGGCTGTGACGTGTTGTTCCTGGTCGAAGGCGACGCCTCGACGTATTCGACCTTCGGCCATCTGGCGCGCGCCGTGCGCGAACTGCAACCGGGCATCGAGGTCGAGGTGATCGCCGGCGTCAGCTCGTATTGCGCCAGCGCGGCGCGCATCGGCCGCCCGATCGCCGAGGCCGACGAGACGCTGGCGGTGTTTCCAGCCTCGTACGGCGTCGAGGTCATCGACCGCATGCTCGACGAATTCGACAGCCTGGTGCTGCTGAAGGTGAAGCCGATGCTGGAAGGGGTGCTCGACCTGCTCGAAGCGCGGGGCATCGCGCCGCACGCGGTGTATGTCGAAAAGGTCGGCACGCCCGACGAGCGTGTCGTGGCGGACGTGTTGTCGCTGCGCGGCGCAACGATTCCCTACCTGTCGCTGATGCTGGTGAAGAACCCCGGCCGGGCGAAACGACCGACGCAACGCGGTTGCCGCAGCAAAGCCGTGGCGAGCGCCGAGGCGGCATGA
- the cbiE gene encoding precorrin-6y C5,15-methyltransferase (decarboxylating) subunit CbiE, with product MSTCYIVGVHEHGGAGPEAALPEILFGRRESLWDKGDLVIGAAHQLRAVETLLPARAERRDATGRIAAVASWVEQALADRLTVIVLATGDPLCFGLAASLIEKLGRQRVVVLPALSSLQLAAARLGLPWQDARLVSVHAADAGEWTPGARHDHGLAPLARAIARHDKLLCLTSPANDPARIARLLVAAGWGDTFRIDVAARLTAPDEAVFADLSPADVAQREFPQPNVVALRRVVPRVVRPAFGFEDAEYVQRQPEKGLLTKLEVRAVSLAKLRLKPAALVWDIGAGAGTVGLEAAQLCPEGHVYAIEKNVADVANACENARRLQVFNYTLVEGRAPQHLDTWPDPDAVFIGGSGGELTTLIDLCLSRLTPGGRLVMNFVTIENLATATAALKAAGAAWEIVQLSAARSQPILDLHRFAAQNPVWIVVATKEIA from the coding sequence GTGAGCACCTGTTACATCGTCGGCGTGCATGAACACGGCGGGGCAGGGCCGGAAGCGGCATTGCCGGAAATTCTTTTCGGCCGAAGGGAGTCCCTGTGGGACAAGGGCGATTTGGTGATCGGGGCGGCTCATCAACTGCGCGCTGTCGAGACGCTGCTGCCGGCGCGGGCCGAACGCCGCGATGCGACCGGTCGCATCGCGGCGGTCGCCAGTTGGGTCGAGCAGGCGCTGGCCGACCGCCTGACCGTGATCGTGCTCGCCACGGGCGACCCGCTGTGCTTCGGCCTCGCCGCTTCGCTGATCGAAAAACTCGGCCGCCAGCGCGTGGTCGTGCTGCCGGCGCTGTCCAGCCTGCAGCTCGCCGCAGCGCGGCTCGGCCTGCCCTGGCAGGATGCCAGGCTGGTTTCGGTACACGCGGCCGATGCTGGCGAATGGACTCCCGGCGCGCGCCACGACCACGGCCTGGCGCCGCTGGCTCGCGCCATCGCCCGCCACGACAAGCTGCTCTGCCTGACCTCGCCGGCCAACGACCCGGCCCGGATCGCGCGCCTGCTGGTTGCTGCCGGATGGGGCGACACTTTCCGGATCGACGTTGCGGCGCGGCTGACGGCGCCTGACGAAGCCGTGTTTGCCGACCTCAGCCCGGCCGACGTGGCACAGCGCGAGTTCCCGCAGCCCAACGTCGTCGCCTTGCGCCGTGTCGTGCCGCGCGTGGTGCGTCCGGCCTTCGGTTTCGAGGACGCGGAATACGTCCAGCGGCAACCTGAAAAAGGACTGCTGACCAAACTCGAAGTGCGTGCCGTCTCGCTCGCCAAGCTGCGTCTGAAACCCGCTGCGCTGGTCTGGGACATTGGCGCCGGCGCCGGTACGGTCGGCCTCGAAGCGGCGCAGCTGTGCCCGGAGGGCCACGTCTACGCGATCGAAAAAAACGTCGCCGACGTCGCCAACGCATGCGAGAACGCGCGCCGCCTCCAAGTTTTCAACTACACGCTGGTCGAGGGCAGGGCGCCGCAACACCTCGACACCTGGCCCGACCCCGATGCGGTGTTCATCGGCGGTTCGGGCGGCGAACTGACGACGCTGATCGACCTCTGCCTGAGCCGCCTGACGCCCGGCGGCCGCCTGGTCATGAATTTCGTCACGATCGAAAACCTCGCCACCGCGACTGCCGCGCTCAAGGCAGCTGGCGCGGCGTGGGAGATCGTTCAACTCTCGGCGGCGCGCAGCCAGCCGATCCTCGATCTGCACCGCTTCGCTGCCCAGAACCCGGTGTGGATCGTCGTCGCCACCAAGGAAATTGCATGA
- a CDS encoding cobalt-precorrin-5B (C(1))-methyltransferase, whose translation MNAAEKVRKGAPVRRRGNRTGFTTGACSAAAARAATLGLVSGRVPDHVDCRLPNGQLVRFAVADGAVDADSAHAVVVKDAGDDPDATNGAHLTADVRRLQGEAGRVKLCGGPGVGTVTQEGLGLEVGGPAINPVPRANIADNVRAAAGDLLDRDGLEVTISVPGGEAMAKKTLNARLGILGGISILGTTGIVKPYSTAAFRASVVQGVQVGAAQRQPAVVFTTGGRTEKCAMREHPELAQACFVQMGDFVKAAFDAAQKYGFRRVILGAMVGKLTKVAQGLAVTHAWRKAIDRDLLAGAASEIGAPPVLVEEIRAAETGRFAAEKLAALGLAVPFHRALAQRAWASLNARYPGAFELDILVCDFEGRPIVTLRHAEAVGASQGESS comes from the coding sequence ATGAATGCTGCCGAAAAGGTCCGCAAGGGCGCGCCGGTCCGCCGGCGCGGCAACCGCACCGGCTTCACGACCGGCGCCTGCTCGGCGGCGGCGGCCCGGGCCGCGACGCTGGGCTTGGTGAGCGGCCGGGTGCCGGATCACGTCGACTGTCGGCTGCCGAACGGGCAGCTCGTCCGTTTCGCGGTCGCGGACGGCGCGGTCGATGCCGATTCGGCGCACGCCGTTGTCGTCAAGGACGCCGGCGACGACCCCGATGCGACCAATGGCGCGCACCTGACCGCCGATGTGCGGCGCCTGCAGGGCGAGGCCGGCCGCGTCAAGCTGTGCGGCGGTCCCGGTGTCGGTACGGTGACGCAGGAAGGACTGGGGCTGGAAGTCGGTGGTCCGGCGATCAACCCGGTGCCGCGCGCCAACATTGCCGACAACGTGCGCGCCGCCGCCGGCGACCTGTTGGACCGTGACGGTCTCGAAGTGACGATTTCGGTGCCCGGCGGCGAGGCGATGGCGAAAAAGACGCTCAATGCCCGGCTCGGCATCCTCGGCGGCATCTCGATCCTCGGTACCACCGGCATCGTCAAGCCGTACTCGACCGCTGCCTTCCGCGCCAGCGTCGTGCAGGGCGTGCAGGTTGGCGCCGCGCAGCGCCAGCCGGCAGTGGTGTTCACGACCGGCGGCCGGACCGAGAAATGCGCGATGCGCGAACACCCCGAACTGGCCCAGGCCTGCTTCGTGCAGATGGGCGATTTCGTCAAGGCGGCCTTCGATGCGGCGCAGAAATACGGCTTCCGCCGCGTCATCCTCGGCGCGATGGTCGGCAAACTGACCAAGGTCGCCCAGGGGCTCGCGGTGACGCACGCCTGGCGCAAGGCCATCGACCGCGACCTGCTTGCCGGCGCGGCCAGCGAAATCGGTGCGCCGCCGGTGCTGGTCGAGGAAATCCGCGCCGCCGAAACCGGGCGTTTCGCCGCCGAGAAACTTGCCGCGCTCGGGTTGGCCGTGCCTTTCCACCGTGCGCTCGCACAACGCGCCTGGGCCAGTCTGAATGCGCGTTATCCGGGCGCCTTCGAACTGGACATCCTGGTCTGTGACTTCGAAGGCCGGCCCATCGTCACGCTGCGCCACGCCGAGGCCGTGGGGGCATCGCAAGGAGAGTCTTCGTGA